A single region of the Corallococcus caeni genome encodes:
- a CDS encoding S1C family serine protease, whose translation MKLLQQLSDDLEGLVAGAAPAVVGVEHARGHGTGLFLTPDGYVLTNRHVVMRTPRRLTVQLHNGEERRATLVGADAPTDLAVVRAEGDGFPTLPLADPETVRVGQLVMAIGNPFRLEQSVSLGVVSAINRAITLPDGVILEGMLQTDAAINPGNSGGPLLDTRGRVVGLNTLVLPFAQGIGFAVSATTAAWVASLLIQRGRVDRKFLGIAATAVNLEPALAKDTGQPRAVRVLKVQEGTPADDAGLQPDDLLLGINSRPVSSVDDLQRLMALATEEEVHLDVLRKGRRKDVSARARQRREPVAA comes from the coding sequence ATGAAACTGTTGCAGCAGCTGTCGGATGACCTGGAAGGACTCGTGGCCGGCGCGGCTCCGGCGGTGGTCGGCGTGGAGCACGCACGCGGCCACGGCACCGGCCTGTTTCTCACACCGGACGGCTACGTGCTCACCAACAGGCACGTGGTGATGCGCACGCCCAGGCGCCTCACCGTGCAGCTCCACAACGGCGAGGAGCGCCGGGCCACGCTGGTGGGCGCGGATGCACCCACGGACCTCGCCGTGGTGCGCGCGGAGGGAGACGGCTTCCCCACGCTGCCGCTCGCGGATCCGGAGACGGTGCGCGTGGGGCAGCTGGTGATGGCCATCGGCAATCCCTTCCGCCTGGAGCAGTCGGTGTCGCTGGGCGTGGTGAGCGCCATCAACCGCGCCATCACGCTGCCCGACGGCGTCATCCTGGAGGGGATGCTCCAGACAGACGCGGCCATCAACCCGGGCAACTCCGGCGGGCCGTTGCTGGACACGCGAGGGCGCGTGGTGGGGCTCAACACGCTGGTGCTGCCCTTCGCGCAGGGCATCGGCTTCGCGGTGAGTGCCACGACGGCGGCCTGGGTCGCCAGCCTGCTCATCCAGCGCGGCCGGGTGGACCGGAAGTTCCTGGGCATCGCCGCCACGGCGGTGAACCTGGAGCCCGCGCTCGCGAAGGACACGGGCCAGCCGCGAGCGGTGCGCGTGCTGAAGGTGCAGGAGGGCACGCCCGCGGATGACGCCGGACTCCAGCCGGACGACCTGCTGCTAGGCATCAACAGCCGGCCAGTCAGCAGCGTGGACGACCTCCAGCGGCTGATGGCGCTCGCCACCGAGGAGGAGGTGCACCTGGACGTGCTGCGCAAGGGCCGCCGCAAGGACGTCTCCGCGCGGGCCCGCCAGCGCCGCGAGCCGGTGGCGGCCTGA
- a CDS encoding S1C family serine protease, with translation MSTDTLQSLSQSISTVVERIAPSLVRVEARRRRGASGVVWDADGHILTTSHAVEHEGSIQVGLADGRSVSAELIGRDPSTDLALLKADVTGLTALAPAPLDDVKVGNVVLAIGRPGRTARATWGIVSAFGGDWRTHAGGQVDRYLETDADLPPGFSGGALVDAQGRFLGIPTAAFSRTAAVILPGGTLTRVANSLREHGGIRRGYLGVGAYPVRLPREIDGTKAGLILLSVDPDGPAQKAGLLLGDVLVSLGGQSLHGVEDLLGYLGDEKVGASIQAKVLRAGELREVPITVGKRS, from the coding sequence ATGTCCACCGACACCCTCCAGTCCCTCTCGCAGTCCATCTCCACCGTCGTCGAGCGCATCGCTCCCTCCCTCGTCCGCGTCGAGGCCCGCCGTCGCCGGGGCGCGAGCGGCGTCGTCTGGGATGCCGACGGCCACATCCTCACCACCAGCCACGCCGTCGAACACGAGGGCTCCATCCAGGTGGGCCTCGCGGACGGCCGCTCGGTGTCCGCCGAGCTCATCGGCCGCGACCCGAGCACCGACCTCGCGCTCCTCAAGGCCGACGTCACCGGACTGACCGCGCTCGCCCCCGCGCCGCTCGATGACGTGAAGGTGGGCAACGTGGTGCTGGCCATTGGCCGGCCGGGCCGCACCGCTCGCGCCACGTGGGGCATCGTCAGCGCGTTCGGCGGGGACTGGCGCACGCACGCGGGCGGTCAGGTGGACCGCTACCTGGAGACCGACGCGGACCTGCCGCCGGGCTTCTCCGGCGGCGCGCTGGTGGACGCGCAGGGCCGCTTCCTGGGCATCCCCACGGCGGCCTTCTCGCGCACCGCCGCGGTCATCCTCCCCGGCGGCACGCTGACGCGCGTGGCGAACTCGCTGCGCGAGCACGGCGGCATCCGCCGCGGCTACCTGGGCGTGGGCGCCTACCCGGTGCGCCTGCCGCGTGAAATCGACGGCACGAAGGCGGGCCTCATCCTGCTCTCCGTGGATCCGGACGGCCCCGCGCAGAAGGCCGGGCTGCTGCTCGGCGACGTGCTGGTGAGCCTGGGCGGCCAGTCGCTGCACGGCGTGGAGGACCTGCTGGGCTACCTGGGCGACGAGAAGGTGGGCGCGTCCATCCAGGCGAAGGTGTTGCGCGCGGGCGAGCTGCGCGAGGTGCCCATCACCGTGGGCAAGCGGTCTTGA
- a CDS encoding DUF6992 family protein, whose product MASARLVRSCCVLVLLFFAMPGVAQEAPAPDAKAWLAEHNAEAVRVNQTAMGILFGWAVLNIGTGVAGHFASEGETRAFFQANAAWNVVNLVIAGLGYHGQATADPATWDLARSLSEGQRMEKVLLFNAGLDVGYIAFGGWLWERGLRKDSERLRGWGKSVLVQGVFLLVFDGVLTFLNAKLNGELTARLVPAPDGVGLMLTWP is encoded by the coding sequence ATGGCCTCTGCCCGCCTCGTACGTTCCTGCTGTGTCCTGGTGCTGTTGTTCTTCGCGATGCCAGGGGTGGCGCAGGAGGCGCCCGCACCGGATGCGAAGGCGTGGCTCGCGGAGCACAACGCGGAAGCGGTGCGCGTGAACCAGACCGCCATGGGCATCCTGTTCGGCTGGGCGGTGCTGAACATCGGCACGGGCGTCGCGGGGCACTTCGCGAGCGAGGGCGAGACGCGGGCCTTCTTCCAGGCGAACGCGGCCTGGAACGTGGTGAACCTCGTCATCGCGGGGCTCGGCTATCACGGGCAGGCCACGGCGGATCCGGCCACGTGGGACCTGGCGCGCAGCCTGTCCGAAGGGCAGCGGATGGAGAAGGTGCTGCTCTTCAACGCGGGCCTGGACGTGGGCTACATCGCCTTCGGCGGGTGGTTGTGGGAGCGCGGGTTGCGCAAGGACTCGGAGCGCTTGAGGGGCTGGGGCAAGAGCGTGCTCGTGCAGGGCGTGTTCCTGCTCGTGTTCGACGGCGTGCTGACGTTCCTCAACGCGAAGCTGAACGGCGAGCTCACGGCCCGTCTGGTGCCCGCGCCGGATGGCGTGGGTTTGATGCTGACGTGGCCGTGA
- a CDS encoding oxygenase MpaB family protein: MTDPEPHARPPQDAVPAGCPVTAGGKQPGPHVPGPVYRKPFWRARLPEVGREIASLDARRDCQRIVHLLTNYEFPFDIVRSTEIALFHTYGSRSVSRLLDRTGEFREHGQKRYDDTRLLIARFMQCGWDVEAGRQSLEQMNHIHSFFRIPNEDFLFVLWTFIDFPIQWMQDYGWRPFTAHEREAWFHYWCEIGRRMGLKDIPADKSAYDAFIRDYEAREFVPNEASHRVAQSTVDILAGWVPRPLRPLVSPISLSLVPPRLLPAIQFESPPAWVGGLVRGALKLRKHVKRHVSLERYPSTLETTLNRTYPGNAYRIEGLGPDYAHREPE, translated from the coding sequence ATGACCGACCCGGAGCCCCACGCCCGTCCCCCGCAGGACGCAGTCCCCGCGGGGTGTCCCGTCACGGCCGGAGGGAAGCAGCCCGGCCCCCATGTGCCCGGCCCCGTCTACCGCAAGCCCTTCTGGCGGGCGCGCCTGCCCGAGGTGGGCCGGGAGATCGCCTCCCTGGACGCACGGCGCGACTGCCAGCGCATCGTGCACCTGCTGACCAACTACGAGTTCCCGTTCGACATCGTGCGGTCCACGGAGATCGCCCTCTTCCACACCTACGGCAGCCGTTCCGTCTCCCGCCTGCTGGACCGCACGGGCGAGTTCCGCGAGCACGGCCAGAAGCGCTACGACGACACGCGGCTGCTCATCGCGCGGTTCATGCAGTGCGGCTGGGACGTGGAGGCCGGACGTCAGTCGCTGGAGCAGATGAATCACATCCACTCCTTCTTCCGCATCCCGAACGAGGACTTCCTCTTCGTGCTGTGGACGTTCATCGACTTCCCCATCCAGTGGATGCAGGACTACGGCTGGCGCCCCTTCACCGCGCACGAGCGCGAGGCCTGGTTCCATTACTGGTGTGAAATCGGCCGCCGCATGGGGCTGAAGGACATCCCGGCGGACAAGTCCGCCTACGACGCCTTCATCCGCGACTACGAGGCCCGCGAGTTCGTCCCCAACGAGGCCAGCCACCGCGTGGCGCAGTCCACCGTGGACATCCTCGCAGGCTGGGTGCCGCGTCCGCTGCGCCCGCTGGTCTCCCCCATCAGCCTCAGCCTGGTGCCCCCGCGCCTGCTGCCCGCCATCCAGTTCGAATCCCCACCCGCCTGGGTCGGCGGTCTGGTCCGGGGCGCCCTCAAGCTGCGCAAGCACGTCAAACGCCACGTCTCACTGGAGCGCTATCCCTCCACCCTGGAGACCACGCTCAACCGCACCTACCCGGGCAACGCCTACCGCATCGAAGGCCTGGGCCCGGACTACGCCCACCGCGAACCGGAATGA